DNA sequence from the Penicillium psychrofluorescens genome assembly, chromosome: 3 genome:
AACCATGTCGGCGAGGAAGCCGCACCATTCTATCAACCAGGccccgaagatgacgagacCAAATGGGAGGAGGCCCTCCGCAAGCGGCCGGGCCCAGGCTACGTTCCTGTGCTCGTCAAGGGATTCTGGGATCTCGGCAAGCGCGCCCAGCGACAGAAGGATTTCCTGACGATGATGCAAGCACGTCTCCACGAGATCAACAATTGCCTGACAGACCTGCTCTCTCGCCATGACTTGAAGATCTCTGTCAAAATCGCAGACTGCCGCCGGAAGCATCTTGTCCTGAGCAAACGCTGCCTTGCCCTCGCGGCCAAAACTCAGATTCTGCGCAACCGTGGTTACGCGATGGACGACgcagaggaggagctgaagaagaagctgaccCAGCTGGAGCGCTCTGTTTTCGACCCGTCGCTGAATGGTCGTGGCGAGGAGATCTGGGCTCGCATGCTGGCCATCCACGAGCACTCGAAGCGGCTGCAGGCAGAGATGTCGCGTGCCGGTGGAAATATGGCTTCTCCCGGCGACGAGGAAATCGACGAGCAGACCCtgaagacggcgaagaaggttCGTTGGCTATGCTATTTTATATCGCCATCTATTTGACTGACTCCATACTCTACAGATTCTTGATGACTACCATGCCCAAATCCAGCACCTGCAGAAAGAGCTCGGGTCGCTCAAGAAGGATTTCGACGAAACACAAAAGCTGAATGGAAACTAGTCTCACCCGGCTTGAATTAcgtttctttctcatcgaAGCACCGGCGTTATTGGAGGGAGAGCAGGTTGCTCTCATGCATGTTGAATACAACTCTTCTTTTTGCGTTGCTTTATTTGGGATGCCATTGTTCTCTTCCCCGTTTTCTATCTCCAAGGGAAACACACAAAAAGACCAACAGACATgtacaataataatacatcGTCCAGGCATGATTCTCAAGCCAAGGAAACCATTCCAGTGTAACCACCGATGCGTAACCCGGTCGAGGGAATCCGACCCTGGAGAAATAGCCCAACACCCAATCCTCCTAGATTCATAACCCAACAATTCACTCGTCGCGATTCATGATtgggagagagagtgtgtgtgttCGGTGGACGATCCGTTCACAGGAACTTGCGAGCAAAGTCGACGGCGAAGGGGGCTTTTATGATATTAGTCTTGAACCAGGCAACTCACTGCTGCGGGTATTCGACTTACAGAGGTAGAGCAGGAACCCTCCGGCGAGGACCATGCGGACGGTGTTGGCGGCGTCGATCTCACCGGCCTACGAGGAGTTGTTTGTCAATAACTAATCCAGAGGAAGTGACACTGACAAGAGAGAGATAGTTACCTTGATTTCCTCCTTGGAGAGCTGCGCTTCCTGGCCTTCGTAGATAGTTAGTATTGTCAGAGATGAGCTCGATCCGTCCAAGGTGGAACATACCTGGGGCGAACATGATGGAAGGTTGTGTTGTGGAGGGTGGTAACTAGTCAAGTCCAGTGGATGGTTGAATGACTGAAGAGCGTGAGGATTCCAGCGCTGGCAGAAATCACGGGAGCACGGACCACctttcttcgccttccaACGAACGtcctttctctctcgtcTCTCCTTTcaccctctctcttttctttctttgtctaCACACTTTTTATCTCCTCTTACGACTGGCTCGGTCCGTTTGATTGACTCGGCCTGTTGATCTGCTCTGTCATCGCCACTGCTGTCGCTGAACCGCGCCGTGCTTTGAtctggcggagaaggcgtcgGGACAGCTTGCGCTGAAAACAGACCGTGCCCTTTTTCGCGACACACCCCCAACCGACACCTCTCTCacttttttgtttttcaaaACAAGTTTCAAACAACATGTCCGCTTCTCCCGAGCCCGAGGCCGGGTCCCCAGTCGCAACCTCCGGTGCAGACGTGAGCGAGAAGGCCACGACCCCGATCACCggcgacgccgacgaggaaggcCGCGAGAAATCTGCCGAACCTGATGCGGGTGAAGAGAACGAAGACGCTGGCGGAGCCGACCTGTCAGACGATGACTCCATCCTGTCCGAGGTTGACGAGGCGCAGTTCGAGGACTTCGATCTGGAAAATGTCGAAGTCGAAGACCGTCCACAACTGGCGATTGATGAGGAGAATTTGAAGCTTATTGGTCGTCACAAGCGCAAGCGCAccgatgatggagatgcccGCGAGCGCCGCAAGAAAGAGGGTCGtcgggagaagaagggccgcCGGCTGCGCGAtcaggaggaggaaggcgGGGAGGGCTCGTCTGCTCGTCGTCGGGAGCGCAAGAAGAGGGCTGAGTCGCCGCAGACGGATGAGGAAACTTTGGATCCTGAGACTCGTATGTTTCTGCCCGGAGAGAGAGGTGTAATCTGCTTTAACTAATCATGATCAACAGGTCGTCGTCGGGCCCTCGATCGTGCTATGGATGAGGCACTGAAGAAGCCTACAAAGAGACGGTTTCGCAAGCAGGATGGCATTGTATGTGACCGTCTTTGTTTCTCACACTCCCGTACTTACGATGGCTACAGGACCTGGAAGCGATGGCAGATACCGAAATTGAAGACATGCGCAAGCGCATGACCTACGCTGCTCAGATGGATGCAGTCAACCGCCAAGAGGGCAAGCCCGCCATGCACAAGCTGAAGTTGCTGCCAGAGGTGATCATGCTCCTCAACCGCAACCAGTACATCAACAGCTTGGTCGATCCCGAGATCAATCTGCTGGAGGCCGTTCGGTTCTTCCTGGAGCCCCTGGACGACGGGTCGATGCCGGCCTACAACATCCAGCGTGACTTGATGCTTGCCCTGACCAAACTTCCTATCAACAAAGATGCTCTGATTGCCAGTGGCATCGGCAAGGTGATTGTCTTCTACACCAAGAGCAAGCGCACCGAGCGCCGCATCAAGGATATGgccgagaagctgctggccgagtGGACACGCCCGATTCTCCAGCGCAGCGACGATTATTCCAAGCGGGTGTACCAGCAGGCCGATTTCGACCCCACGTAtgtgttttcttttcttcttctccagatcacGAGCTGACAGGTTTCTAGAAAACTCACCAAgcgcaccaccacccccgccGAAGTCGTTGCTGCCGAGGCCCGCGCCCGCGAGATGCTGCCTCCTCGCCTGGCCAACCGTGCCCGTGTCGATCGTACTCAGGTCAGCTACACCGTGGTCCCACGCCAGACGGGCGTGCAGGAGAGCCGGTTCGCACGGCCTCTCGGTGCCAGCGGCGAGGACCGATTCCGCAAGATGCAGGCCCGCCAGAATGCGGCGCAGAGAGCGTCTCGCCGCTAGGCTTTCACTCACAACCATATCCTTATCATTTTGTCTGTAATtactttttttcttcttatgGTTGGGCTGTCCGGCTCACATCGGGGAGGTGTCATTGGCGTTTTCGGGATTTGCCTAGGGATTCAAACCAACTCGTTATCAGGGGCGTGTCAGAGTGAACAAATAGCATACAATTTACATTTGCAGTCAAGATGTAGAAAACCCTTGGCGATCAAGTGACTGCGAACAAGGGTCCAAGATGCCGAGACCGAGTAGCCGCCGAGCTTAGTCCGGCTGATCCCGCATCGTCACGTCATGTTTTTCTCAGTCTTAAATCATCGTTCTTCCCGGTCTTTTTTTCCCACCTTCACAACTCACAGCACGCAGCACGCAACACGCAACAGACAACACAACATTTTCCACCATGAAACTCCTTaccaaggaagaagagaatgcTCACTACCGGTACGATTGACCCCCGTTCCGCCCACCTCTCCGCTCTATGCAATACACAGCTAACCCAAAGCTCTCGCCAACAGCTCCGTCGTCAAAGGCGGCTTGATCGGTAGTGTCCTCGGTCTAaccggcggcgcagcaggcgtACTCCTCGCCGCACGTCGCTACCATACAATCCGCAACCTGACACTGCCAATGAAGGCGTTTTTGGTTACATCATCGGCCACCTTCGTCGGCATCGTGGCAGCGGACCATGCCTCACGCGACTTCGAACTCCAGCAGAACCAGGAACGCCTATGGTACGAGAACCGCGAGGAGCGGCTCCGCGAAGAGGAAGTGCGCGGCCTCAGCTTCGTAGACCGCGCCACGGCCTTTGCCCGCCGCGAGAAGTATAAGATCATTGGCGCTACGTGGCTGGCCTCTATGGTGGGCTCGTTTGCGCTCGTCGGCCGCAACCCCTACCTTTCCGGACAGCAGAAGCTTGTCCAGGCCCGTGTGTACGCCCAGGGTCTGACCCTCGCCGTGCTCTGTGCCTCGGCCGCGTTTGAGATCTCGGATCAGCGCCGTGGGAAGGGGATTCTCGatgctgcgaagaaggggaagggggagaTGGCTAAGAAGGAGGCTATTGAGATGCAGCCCTCACACTCGGGAAGCTCGCCGTCCGAGGGTGACCTGTGGAAGGATATGGTTGCTGCTGAGGAGCAGCGTCTGAAGAAAAACCACCAGTCGCTCTATGAAAAGCAACATGAAGAGGAGACCCCCGAGTCCCACGAGAAGAAGCATCCTACTGGCCCGACATCTGAGGACGCCAAGAGCAAGGGCCACCTGCCGCTAGAGGGCGATCTGAAGAACCAGAAGGTTCAGGCTGAGCGCgaatcgaagaagaaggatgcTTGATTCAGTACTTCTTATATCGTACGCTTCACCCcgttcttctccaccattaCGTCCTTGTCTATACCCGGTCGACCCATGCGACCCATGCACAAATTGGAACCATGGCTGAAAAGCACAACCATCTCGGATGCCTCGCCctctcgttttctctctttccgGCGTCAGGGCTCATATCTCTTTGCATGTCTCTCCCTCGGCGTTTTATTTCCCTCTGACCTGAAGAAATTGGTCCTATATGTGTATGATAGATACTCTGCCAGGTGCTGGTGATTTCACTCTCTTCCTTTAATAAAAGACCCAAATAGGTCTGTAGCCTCAATTAGTTAGTAACATCCAGCCTCATTCACGCATTTCTCTACCTCTCGGAATGTCATTGGACAATCAGGATGAAGAATTACATGACTCGCCCTGATGTCTAGTATCTTCGTTCTAAGCGGAAATTTCTTCCTTATTCGATTGAAAAGCAGGATGACATGGATATTGTACAGAAGGAGCAGATTAGCTTCGTTCAAATGGGGCTTGATTTCATGTAGAGGAACAATGGACTAGAGGGGCATCTCATGGCAATAAATACAAGGACCCTCAAGGGTCCTATTGGGGAACAAGTAGAAACAAGAAGTAGAGGACCGGCCTGCTTAGAACGTATCATCTTCCAGACGATCCATGCGACGAATGAGACTCGGGCTGTGGTCGTCATCGCCCACTTCATCGGTCAAGTCGTCGGCGCCCGCAGTGGCCAGGAGGTCGGTGACTATGCGCTTGGAGGCTTCCTGGGCTGTGACGGTAGAACAAAGTCAGCATTGATAACTAGAAGAAAAGCCGAGCAGATAGGCTTACCGGGTGTCTTCATCAACCGACTCTGAGGAACATGGAACTGCATTGTCTTGGGGGGACTGGGCCCgagatcgtcgtcgtcgaaatcatcatcatcgctgTCCCACAGGGCTTGCTTGCCGGCGGACTTCTTCGCGGGAGTCAAGACGCTCATGCCTGGTCGAGGAGTGGCCCGAGGACGATTACTGCTAGTCCGCCGCTTACGCGCGGTGCCGGGCGTGGCACCCTtgagaggagaagaaaatatGTCGGAGTGCAGCTGCGGTGCCTCGGGCTCTGGGCTGGAAAGGGGAGAATCATCAAAAGTATAGCGAGATTTCTCAGTCGGCTTGGGCGTGACGGTGAACTTGGCGCGAGCGCTGGCACTCCCAGCGCCGGGGTTGCGGTATCCTTTACCAAGAGGTGTGGCTTGCACTCGATAAGTCCGGTCGAGCATCTGGTGCAGAACGGGATCTGTGGGCTTTTGGTACCGGGCATTCTGTGACCCAGGTGGGTTTTTTGCTGACGAGGCGGGTGGAAGGAACGGGGAGGACATTGGAGTTGCAGACGAGACGCCATGCGGAAAGAAAGTCTGTTTGCCCGGCGTGGACGGCAGCTCTGATGAGTCCTCCATGTCGAATGGTGCCTTGTTCTCGTTGACCTGTTTCTTCAGGTCTTCGTATGAGGAATACTCGATGGACGTGGATGTgatgtcgtcgtcgccaGCCGTCTGGCCTTGTCCCGGAGCGCGCGGTGTACTGTGGGAGGAGATGTTGAGCGAGCTAAGGTCAATCTCATCTCCTTCGTGGTGAGCATCCTTCCGATGCGAAGCAGGCGTTTCGTAGGACTGGTCGGCTTCGTCAACGCCAGTGCTCTGAGTCATGTCGGCGGACAGTTCCTCTTCTGTCGCCGTGGGCTCCTGAACGGTATCGTCATCATTGGGCCGTTCTTCATATCCAGATAGGGACACGTTCGCGCTTGCTTCGAAAAATTGCTTCCAGAACTGTATGCGAAGTTAACGCCGATCTATGTTAACGGATTCGGAGCTCAGGTTCACCTTGGCACCCTCCCAGACATCTTGGGAATGCTCCGTATATTGCTCCACCAGGGGCAAAATACTCGTCGTCACGATGCGATGGGCCTGGCTGAAATTGTGGTCGATCTCTACGCGTCCAACCGAGGATTAGCTGTCCGTACAAGTAGTTGTTTGTTTGTTCCAGGGACCTTACCCTGCAGTGTTAGAGTGATGGACTgttccagcttctccagctcctccgtTAGAGACAGAGGCCGCTGGGGCTGAGTCTGCTGGCGAGACATGGTGCTATGGCGTGTGGAAGCAATTTCAACAACAGATCAGGTACGCGGGGAGGAAAACGGACCAAGGCGGTGAGCGACGGGGATCAGTGGGGGGATTTGTCAGGCTAGGCATCATCGACCTAACAAGCTCCGGAGATGAACGAGGTGGTTGAGCTTCAACTCTGAAAAGGTGTTCAGCATGCCTGCTCCGATTGCCAAAGGTTGGTTCGCCGTCCActtgctttttctccctctcccaaCCCCAGGAGACTGAATCCACCCCAACCGGGCAGTGGGTATACCCGCTCTTATCAGCGGGGCAAAGTCAAGAAGCATCTGTTGACCATAATCCAGGTATTATTGTCACGGTCTCTGTTCTGGTTGCTGCAGGAATAGCTGTCTACGAGTCCCCGCAGTTTCAACAATGGGTGATTAATTCTCGTCGCAAGATCGCCTTGGCCTTACATCATCTCGGTGATGAGATCCAACCGCCCGAGTCGGCATCTCCGTTCCGGGAGGATATCTCCATGACCGAGGAGACTGGCGAGGCTGcggaagaaaggagaaggatcGCACGAGCAGATATCATGCACAGAGGAACCCTTCTGGAGGCACGAAGGAGAGCGAGAGACTCGCAGCACCCGCTCGAGAGTTTTGATACTCTCGTAGACGAGGATGGCaagctggtgctggatggTGCCAGCGACTCCGGCACAGACCATGCTGCCAACTCCACAGCCGTAGAGCTGGGCGCTCAACAGCCTCTCTGGCGGGGGGGCAAGCATAATGAAGCCCCTGAGAATCTCCCGGATCGGGATCGCTTGCAGGTCGAGATTCCTGGCGACACTGCATCGAATCACCCTTCAGAATCGCTGCTGCAGTACACACCCACCTCTGAAACTTTGGGAGAAAGCACACCGTTTGgttccttctccaactctcCTATGAGACCACAATCTCCCGGGTCCGCCTCGGCATCCAGTCACACAGAAGATCATTTCTATGCTCATCCGGATTCGGTAGCAAACCCAGCTCACCAACATGGTCTGCTCCTCGCAGATCTAGATGGACTGGGCCACGAGCCCTCCCAGCTTCAACATGATGTTTCGGCCGCTCCGTCCACAGCGGGAAGCTTCAGCCATGTGGGAAATCTCACGGACAGATCATCTGAAGGTACGTTGAGCGACCTTGGTGATCAATCAGTTGGCGAGGCGGCCACAccggccagctggtctgAGGTGGGGAGCGTAATCAGCAATGACGATGCTGGACATCACCAATTGCTGTGATTTCTGATGGGTTCAAATACGATCGCTGGGTGGACTAAATGACTTTTACGGCGTATGAGGTTTACGAACACGGAATAGGGCTTGCTATGGATCGGCTTAGGGAGTTTGAGTTTGGAATTGTgttgaagagagagatacaTGAATATTATTCTCAGCACTCTCAACTCCTTTGATGCTAAAGAAATGTCTTCACGGAGCGACATAATCAACTAATCCCTCATACAGCTCCTAGATGCTTCTTGCGTGCTTCGCAGGCCGCCCTGTCCCGCAGGACTACTGCAGACTTTCAGAACAAGATTTCTCTCGCCTGACAAGCCGTGTCAACTACCATGAAACGGCAGTAGGGGTCACGTAAGTTCCATTGGCACTGGTTCCCTCGCACTGCGTGGGCACGGTGTTGGCACCAGACTCTCCCCAGGTACCAGGCATTGTTCCATTCCGACGGGCGACGGCGGTCATGAACGCCGCATAAGACCAGGTAAGATCGCTTGCAGACAAGGGAGTGCCATCATCCCGGCTGAATTGCTCTGACATGGATCCATTGCTTGGCGTGTATTGTTCGACTATCGACATAAACCCATCTGCGTAGGTCTTGACTGCGCCCGTGAGGGATGAGTAGGTTGCCGAGGAGCTAGAGTAGTTCCCagctgcggcggaggagacgAGACtctggaagaagggaaggCTGATCTGGGTGACAGACAAGGAGCCTTGTTTATTCCACTGGTAGAGTGCATCATAGAGCAGTTCTGCGGCTGCCATAGTGTTCAGATACCTGATAGGTCAAGTAGTCAGCGGATTTGGAAGGATATAGTCAATGGAGTGAAAGGACTTGACAACATACCATGGGTTTCCACCCATATAGCTATCCTCGGGATAACGCCCAACAGCGACAGCCTCGCTAGCTTCCTTGCCACTATTGATAGTGTAGATTGAACGGAAAGAGTCAACCACGAGCTTGTGATTGGAGAGCGCACGAGAAGAGCATGGCTGGAACGTCGTATCGTCACACTGGGCATTGGGATCGAAGGTATGAATCGAGCCAAGCAGTGAATTGGCATCCAAGCCCGAGCGGCCATCGTTGGCTAGGTTGGAAATAACAGACGAGCCGTTCCAGAAGTCTTGGAGAAAGCACAAGACTTGAGGAGCTTGTGAATCGCAGCCAGTGCAAGACTCCCCGAGAGATTGAGCGAAAGTGCTCCCTGAGACCAAGGAACGATGCTGCACGGCGATAGTAAAGAAGGAAGAGCcctggatctcctcccaTAGATCATAGCCAGTCTGATTCCAATACTGAGCCACGTAGTTCAAGTCATTCTCCACAATAGGCCAGATATTGGTTTTGGCAAGAGACGTTTGGCCATTGTTGATCAGATACGTGCCGTACGCCATGAGGGCAGATGCCCGCAGAGCCGGTCCATCGCGCTGGGGACGTCCCCAGGCTCCGGTAAAGGCTGTCATATCGGTATTGAATTTAGGCTCTCCCAGTCCTGCGCCATTAGACAGGTCTCCAGACGGGTTGGACACACTCTGCAGCGTGGCTTGAGCAGTGATGTACTGATGGATAGTTGTCTCCAGGGAAGTGTCTCCCGCAAGAAACTGCTCAATCAGCATGCTCAATGTCATCGCCGAGTCACGGGTCCAAGTGTAGAAGTCTAAATACCGTTAGAACTGTGTCCAAGTTTGTGTGTCTAATGATAGGACTTACAATCTGGGTTTGATTTGGATGGCGATGCCACCACGATACCAGAGGATGCTCCTTGAGCCCCACTCCCATCAGGACCAATGTTATCGAGCGCGCCTTGAAGGGCAACGGACGACTCGGACTGGAGAAAGCTATCAAGGCCAGTCGCGCGTCGAGAATGGGGAACGGCAGAGGACACCGCTGGTAGCAGCAGTGTCACGGTTGCAAGATCAAGCCAGAACATGATGAATTGATGATGGGTAGAATATTCAAATTTGCTTGATTGCCttgtcttggtcttggaTTTTATCTAGAGGTCTTTCTTCACTATTTATATTTTGTCCACGCCATAGTTATTCTGTAACTCTGAACGGCGTCACACATCCTTCCGGTGTGGTTGTCCTCGAATCAAGAGACGATCTCCAGGGATCGGGATGATCAGTCGGAAATTAAGTTACAGACCAAAAAGGCTTCTAGAAGCAACACGCTTAAGCCTTCGGTTAGGGCGCGATGGTTACCTGCTGGTTTTTAACCGAGTGGATCGACAGTATTCTACGTACACAGTATATGCACGTTTGGGATTAACATTCAGGGTCTCGACGGAGGAAAGGCCAAGTCCGACAAA
Encoded proteins:
- a CDS encoding uncharacterized protein (ID:PFLUO_005340-T1.cds;~source:funannotate) is translated as MFAPGQEAQLSKEEIKAGEIDAANTVRMVLAGGFLLYLSPFAVDFARKFL
- a CDS encoding uncharacterized protein (ID:PFLUO_005341-T1.cds;~source:funannotate), yielding MSASPEPEAGSPVATSGADVSEKATTPITGDADEEGREKSAEPDAGEENEDAGGADLSDDDSILSEVDEAQFEDFDLENVEVEDRPQLAIDEENLKLIGRHKRKRTDDGDARERRKKEGRREKKGRRLRDQEEEGGEGSSARRRERKKRAESPQTDEETLDPETRRRRALDRAMDEALKKPTKRRFRKQDGIDLEAMADTEIEDMRKRMTYAAQMDAVNRQEGKPAMHKLKLLPEVIMLLNRNQYINSLVDPEINLLEAVRFFLEPLDDGSMPAYNIQRDLMLALTKLPINKDALIASGIGKVIVFYTKSKRTERRIKDMAEKLLAEWTRPILQRSDDYSKRVYQQADFDPTKLTKRTTTPAEVVAAEARAREMLPPRLANRARVDRTQVSYTVVPRQTGVQESRFARPLGASGEDRFRKMQARQNAAQRASRR
- a CDS encoding uncharacterized protein (ID:PFLUO_005342-T1.cds;~source:funannotate) yields the protein MKLLTKEEENAHYRSVVKGGLIGSVLGLTGGAAGVLLAARRYHTIRNLTLPMKAFLVTSSATFVGIVAADHASRDFELQQNQERLWYENREERLREEEVRGLSFVDRATAFARREKYKIIGATWLASMVGSFALVGRNPYLSGQQKLVQARVYAQGLTLAVLCASAAFEISDQRRGKGILDAAKKGKGEMAKKEAIEMQPSHSGSSPSEGDLWKDMVAAEEQRLKKNHQSLYEKQHEEETPESHEKKHPTGPTSEDAKSKGHLPLEGDLKNQKVQAERESKKKDA
- a CDS encoding uncharacterized protein (ID:PFLUO_005343-T1.cds;~source:funannotate); translated protein: MSRQQTQPQRPLSLTEELEKLEQSITLTLQEIDHNFSQAHRIVTTSILPLVEQYTEHSQDVWEGAKVNLSSESFWKQFFEASANVSLSGYEERPNDDDTVQEPTATEEELSADMTQSTGVDEADQSYETPASHRKDAHHEGDEIDLSSLNISSHSTPRAPGQGQTAGDDDITSTSIEYSSYEDLKKQVNENKAPFDMEDSSELPSTPGKQTFFPHGVSSATPMSSPFLPPASSAKNPPGSQNARYQKPTDPVLHQMLDRTYRVQATPLGKGYRNPGAGSASARAKFTVTPKPTEKSRYTFDDSPLSSPEPEAPQLHSDIFSSPLKGATPGTARKRRTSSNRPRATPRPGMSVLTPAKKSAGKQALWDSDDDDFDDDDLGPSPPKTMQFHVPQSRLMKTPAQEASKRIVTDLLATAGADDLTDEVGDDDHSPSLIRRMDRLEDDTF
- a CDS encoding uncharacterized protein (ID:PFLUO_005344-T1.cds;~source:funannotate), giving the protein MPAPIAKGIIVTVSVLVAAGIAVYESPQFQQWVINSRRKIALALHHLGDEIQPPESASPFREDISMTEETGEAAEERRRIARADIMHRGTLLEARRRARDSQHPLESFDTLVDEDGKLVLDGASDSGTDHAANSTAVELGAQQPLWRGGKHNEAPENLPDRDRLQVEIPGDTASNHPSESLLQYTPTSETLGESTPFGSFSNSPMRPQSPGSASASSHTEDHFYAHPDSVANPAHQHGLLLADLDGLGHEPSQLQHDVSAAPSTAGSFSHVGNLTDRSSEGTLSDLGDQSVGEAATPASWSEVGSVISNDDAGHHQLL
- a CDS encoding uncharacterized protein (ID:PFLUO_005345-T1.cds;~source:funannotate), with translation MFWLDLATVTLLLPAVSSAVPHSRRATGLDSFLQSESSVALQGALDNIGPDGSGAQGASSGIVVASPSKSNPDYFYTWTRDSAMTLSMLIEQFLAGDTSLETTIHQYITAQATLQSVSNPSGDLSNGAGLGEPKFNTDMTAFTGAWGRPQRDGPALRASALMAYGTYLINNGQTSLAKTNIWPIVENDLNYVAQYWNQTGYDLWEEIQGSSFFTIAVQHRSLVSGSTFAQSLGESCTGCDSQAPQVLCFLQDFWNGSSVISNLANDGRSGLDANSLLGSIHTFDPNAQCDDTTFQPCSSRALSNHKLVVDSFRSIYTINSGKEASEAVAVGRYPEDSYMGGNPWYLNTMAAAELLYDALYQWNKQGSLSVTQISLPFFQSLVSSAAAGNYSSSSATYSSLTGAVKTYADGFMSIVEQYTPSNGSMSEQFSRDDGTPLSASDLTWSYAAFMTAVARRNGTMPGTWGESGANTVPTQCEGTSANGTYVTPTAVSW